The Brienomyrus brachyistius isolate T26 unplaced genomic scaffold, BBRACH_0.4 scaffold117, whole genome shotgun sequence genome includes the window ttttaaataattatcgGTATTTTACATGGTAGGTGACACTATATTGTCTAGCATTCTGTTGTGGCCAACAGGCACCAAGCTACTTTTAACCAAACCAAGTTATAACTTTTATAGTGTATATAGCAGTTAAACCTGTACTTATGACTTTAAACACCTATGAACATTTCACATTTGTATAAAATTCCCTTTTGTACAaaggcagcaggtggcgctgtggtGAAAACATTTTAGGCTTGCTGCAGAGGCACTTGCGTAAACGCTGCATTATTTCACACACAACCACCCCCATAaaaaaccccctcccccaaaaaaacaaacaaataaataacaggTTGCCTCTTAGTATTTTGTCATTCTAGTAAGTTATTTGTGCACCTAGACAATGAATGGAGCCGCTCGCTTCTTCGGGAGCGACTGGCCCCCCTCTGCATGTGCCTGACGAGCGCCGATTAAATCGCCCAAACACAACGTCCAGTCTCTTCATCTCCACATCCCACCAGCCTGTACTCCGTGAGCCATGAATGTAGCACTTGTGATGTTTTCTTCTCCTGAAACATTCCCTGCCTGCCCTTTCCGGTCGCCATTTCCATGGTCGGCCAGTGCGGCGTAGAAACTCGTACTGAATTCCTGCTGTTGCAGCTGTGCCTCGGATCCTGATTGTCTGCCACCCTCATTCTATGTTGAAATGCATAACATTTTACCATttcatgtgacccccccccccccttttcaacTCTCCCATTTCCCATGAGTCCTTCCTGGTATATAAATGTGATTTGTATAGGAGTGTCAGTCAAATGGCTGGGTGGCTGAATTAGTTGAAAGTCAGTACTAATGTACTGAAGTTCCTGGGGTTAGATTTTGGGCTGCCTgagtttgtaatgtgctatttgactCACCTGGACGTTGCTTTGGCTCAAAGATTCTAAACGTAAAATGCTCTCACTGCAATCCATGCTTTGGGACATAAAGCTCAGACTACTCAATTTATTAATTACAGAAGTGCTGTGTGAAGTGGATTCATACTACAGTTAATGTGATATGATGATGGAATTCCTCCGGAAAGTTGGGCCCTTGCTCAGCGTTCCCTAATGCCCCAATGGTGGCTGGAGAAGTCCTCTAGCAAGACTAGGCGTGACGGCAAGGCTTGAGTGCAGAGGTGAAGAGGGCCATCGCTTGCAGTCACCCATAGACGCGGCAGGCGCTGCGCTTTCTGTCCTGAATGGGGCCGTGAAGACGAACCTCGTTCTCCTCCTGTAATAGCGTCTTCTAACCAATGGACCCGGCCACTGGCCATATTCATAGGAGGATAAGCAGCTTAAGAAGCAGGGATGGAGTGGCTGGTGCAGAAGCAGTGCCGGCCCAAGGAGAGCCCtggcccctcccctcccacaTCTGATTGGTCCATAAGTGCTTTGTGCGATGCTGCATTGTTTTCCTCTGGTAtaaacccctcccccaaaagGCCGACAGGAGACAGGTCCCTTGCAGGGCTGCTAGTGTTTCACCAGGGGGCTGAGGTCACCCTGGTGACTCTTTAGCTTCTTCTTGAAGAGCGAGATGGTGGATGGTCGGTACAGGATGACCCAGGGGTCGCTGGCCGTGTTCTGAGCACAGGTCTCTGGTACGGCAAGGTCGGGGTAGGATGAGGACCTACGGAGAGAAACGGGAGTCTGGTGAGCGCCTTCAGACTGAGAGAGACTGCGCCACTTGCGGTCACGTCTACGCAGACTGACGGCCATCGGCGGCGGATGTAATCTCACCTCTCAATCATGTGCAGCAAGAATTTCGCCACCGTCGCTATGACGACCAGGGTCAAGAGCGCTGCCATGGCGTACATGGTCCATGCTGTGATAGGACGAGATGACGGTGAAGGTGAATTACAAGTATTCAGAGGAAGCAGGAGACATTAAAGCAGGTGATAGGGATGACAAAAGGCTGAGAGACAAATTGCCACCCTGTACTGTTTACCCTGCAAACATCTTCATTTTAGAAAAGGAACAAGCAATTTAATTTCAGATTATCACTGCAACACTAACCCAGGGCTATTCAAATCGGGGGTGGGCACTGATTTTTTTAGCCTTCCTTTACTTGCGAGCCAGGTGTGATTCCTCTGCGCCCAATCAGAATTGGTcgttattaaactaactacgtgggaaaactgaaaacaaggcctggatttgagATTGAGGTTCAGATTTGAAGAGCGCTGCACTTACCCAAagtctgggggggagggggagcaacGTAAAGATGTTTTTCAAAGGGGGCAACTGCTTAAAATCTGCATGGCTTTGTCAGGGGGCCTAGAACTGTGAGCACCTGGGATGTTGTGGTCCACCTCGCCTGGCGTGGAGGTGATGACGTAGACCACCTGGTTGGAGTGGCCGCTCAGACTACTGTTGGAGCGCTCTGTGGTGGTCTCAGACTCCTGCTCCGGGTCGGCTGCGCTAgtgtcctcctcttcctcctcctcctcttcttcctcgtGCTCCAGCGGACCGTGTCCTCGTCTTGGCAGTGctaagacacacacacgcacacacgagcACAGAGCAAAGGGATGGTTGAAGACGACAAACGTGAAAAGGAGGAATGTCCACCCCTCTCCCGCTAGCATTTCTGAGACAGTGGGCTGTTTTCTTCAGAATCCTTTATCATTTCAGACTGTGACATGCACTTTTTGGATCTGCCAAAGCACAGATGTTGTTTATAAGGAGTGAAGCTTGAGCAGGGAGGGATTTTCTTTTAGATGTCTGCAACGCATTTGCAGGCTCTCATCTGCAGGGAGGCCCGGGCACAATGAAGACACACAGGAGGCCACTGGGGATAACAAACGGGCAATTTCTCGGAGGACCTTAAGGATACGATTGGGTTCCTTTGCATGTTGGGTCTGTTCTGGTGCTGCAGAGGTGTTCACATATTTGAACTCTTCTCAGTAAGGATTTGTGGCTGATAGCTGTTCTGTAGTGGTGGGATTTGTTTCCATGCCTCTCATTGGTCGCTTTACTGGCTCTTGTTGAGCTAAACCAGCCAATGATTTCACAGCATGTGGAATTCCCATCCACCATGTGATTCAAAGTCCCTCACATCACCACTTTTCTGTTTAAGGTTATTGCCTGGCAGGGAGTTGGCAGCCAGATGGCCCCCAGagtccacccccctccccatataACTGCTGTTAGGAGTTAATATCTCCTCTGATACTGCTTTCTAACTCTTTTCTAGTCTTTTAAGAATGTCATATGTTTGTGATGCTGTTCTTAGTTTGTGCCACAGTCCATTTGCGTGTAATCAAGCCAAGCTGTCTCACCTCGGTACTGCACGGCAAAGCCTCGGGCCTGCTCAGCACTGTCCGAGTAGAAATAAAGAATGGCAAAGTCGGCGCTGATGTTGGTGGTGTCCCTCGGTGGGTTGCCGGCGTTAAAGCGGGCCACCACCTGGTTGGTGTAGCCATCCAGCATCTCAACCATGTCCGTCTGGTCCGGGACATCGAAGAGGGCAAAGTCGAAGAGGATGGCCTCCGCTCCTGGCACCTGGATGGTCCAGTAGCAGACGCGACCTGGCTGGTAGTGCTCAGGGAAGTCCGGAGAGTACAGAACCGCTGACGGGGAGGTGTAGTTCCCACCACAGGAACCTACCCTTGCTGCAAAGCAAGCGGGACACATCACCAACACTAATGCAAACTGCGTCTCCtgaggctcatgggagttttacttacacaaaaatgttctgagggcagaatgaaaaataattggttcagagagataaccaatcagttcACAGAGGAGgtaggtccaagcaactagaggaggcttgcccaagacatctgattggtttgtTCTCTGAAgcaatcatttttcgttctgccctcagaagacttttgtaaaataaaattccCATGAGGTACAATACCTACTCCGAGATGTAAATGGTAGGCTGGGGTTGGTGGGCTTATTTTTCGGCGGGGTGGGCACCGTGAACTCACTGTCGAAGACAAGGATGCGGCCATCCCCCCCACATGGCTGGGTGTGGTCTCCGAAGCACACGTGGTTGCACTCGGTACTGGGCATCTCCCCGTGGAGGGTGTAGTCAAGGTGGTCGCCGCAAAAACAGGCATATCCAGCCTCCATGCCAGCAAGCTGCAGACCATGTCATGTGACCACACAAAACCAAGAGATGTCAGGTGACCTAGGTTCCGCAAACTGCTTACTGCTAGCTGCCCCTAGTTCCGTATAAAGTCTTGTGATGCCTCCGCTCCTCTCAGGCCACAAGCTTGATTTTAGTTTCACTTCCTCCCAAAACAATACTTTCTTTTTGTCAGTTTATCAGTCCCTGCCCACATTATCTTCATAGATGTTGAAACTGcactgtaatttaaaaaaaggggCAAATGCTGTGCCAGTGTGCTGAGGTGATATTACCTTGTACCTCTGTGCCCTACAGTAGCTGATGCAGCCATGAATGGTCAGCCTGTTGGAGGTTTCAGTGCTGCCCGTCAGGGTGGGCGGGTCCCCGTTGTCCTTAAAGCAGCCGAAGTTTCCAGGCACTGCGTGTTAAAAAAGGAGGGAAAGGCGGATGAACAAACAGCACAGAGTGATGGTGCCCCTGCTGACTTCAGATGAGCGGGAAATGGCACTCAAGTCGGTGGGTTTCGCACGGCACCTTCCTGCGAATGAGATTATGCGCTGGGAGGGATCCAGACCTTGTCGTCTTACCCTACTGGGGTCTGCTTAGCGCACATGTGCATGGCTCTGCCAACGTGATCAGAATGCCAGCCAAGTTAAAACTGCTAATCTTCTAATAGACAGAGATTTTCGAGTGGGAAGGCTACGTGGCTAGGCCatcagccccccgccccccccaaaaggAGAGCGTCTGTTACAAAGCCAAAGTATATATGACGTTAATATAAGCAGGATAAAGACCTCCACAGCAGGGCCAGGTCTACACACATGAAAAATCTTTGTCTCCTGGTAATTTGCATCAGGACGTCCAACAGCCACGGTCTAGCACCGGCGTCGGCATGGAGACGTGCTTTCCAGGACGTTTGTGCATGCTTTCGCTTTAAAGTTTATCAATGCAAAACACAAGGGGTGTTTTCAAAGAGGCTCCGAAACGTTCTTTTGAAGTATAAGCTTCTGCATCCTTCTgctccccacccacccacctccGTTATTAATATACAACAGAGTCTATTAGAAACAAAAGGTCTCACTGGTGAGCCTCCTGACCTCATCTAATTTTTTCAGCTGTGCTTCCTAAGGCCTGTGTTTTTACCCAAACATTTTTTGAAAACCCAGTTGGATGTTTATTGCAGCGAGATGTATGTAAACACATCGTTCAAAGGTTCCACTAGCTACAGAACAAATGCTTTAAACCCGAAGGTGTTATTATTACTGTGCGCCGTCTTTATACTGCACACTGCTGAGCGCCATTTCAACCAAGTGGGAAGTGGGTTATCCTACATAATGATTAACAGCCCATAATAATTCCTCCCACCGTGGGCTTCAAAGTCTCCTTGCTTCAAgtagtttttttcttcttgggaCTTTAACGGTCTGCTAGTTAGTTAACGTGGTCTGCGTCTTTGTTCCCTATTGTGGTTCTTCTGCGTAACAGAACCCCACCTGGATCTGGGGCTCATGTCGGAGCTGACAGGTGAATTCCTTGGGGGGTGGGCAACACTCAGGTGGGTTTCCCTGTAGGCATGCTGTGCAGGTGTGCGCAGACCACTTCAATAACATTTATGGAGCAttttcaaggggggggggggggggtggagagagTTCCTTCAGGGCTCGACCAGCACTAAAGGATGCTAGCATTGTTACCGCTGGAGATGGAAAATGACAGGACTGTCCATATTACATTCTTTGGTAGCGGTCCACTCTTAGAAACATCTTAGGTGCCGttgaccacctgctttgcttACAGCTAATACTAAGCAGATAGACTCAAATACGGTCGGCGTTTAAGCCGTACCATATCACGCATGGTTAAAAGCGACACCCTTCGAGGTGTAGGCGGATTTCAAAGCATAGCACAAGTAGCCGTCCCTGCCTCTGCCTCAGGCTTCAGGAAAATTACTGCAACCGCTTCTCTGAAGGAGGGGGGTCAAGAGAAAGGAGGGTGGCGGGAGAGACCGCGGCCAGCCGACCCGGACCGGGGAAACTGCAGCCACCTCTGGGTCACAAGGCGGAGATCACAGAATGAGTGAAAAATACGGATGGAAAGATACAGGTTTGAGGGGTTAAAAAGTCCATCTGGAGCAAACAGGCGCCTCCACACCAGACTGTTCCGATCTGACAGGCTGATACTGTGCAGTAGTAAATGTCTGCAGTTTCTCTGAACATGGTTTTGCTCAAAAATAACATTCATAACTTGaatccccccaacccccaccaccaccacctccaaGAGGGGTACTTTTTATCCAGGACTGGGGGAGGAGCTGCTGGTTAAAGTTCATCATTCGTTGGACAACAGACTATTGTTCACTGGAACACGCTGGTCCAGACCCATACCACTGAGATTCCAATAATGCAGAGCCTAGACTAGAAGGGTGTAGGAATCACCAGATGGACCACAAAGACGAGGGAATAGAGTGTCCACAAAATAAATATGTGGAAATGTCTAGTCAACCACTACGGTGAAGGACTTGCCGAATGCGGATGCATTTATTAAGACACGCAAAAACCTACACTCCCGTGTGCCCTTACTGGGGTGTCTCAGCTCACCCTAAAGTCCTCTTCGCCCAATAGTATGAGCAGCAATGGGGCTggattacaaacttcaaatggCCAAACTAAGCCTTGACCAGTGACTCGACTCACTCTGGCAGGTGGTAATCTGACAGTACTTCCAGTAGACTCCATCCTCATTATCTGCAACGTAACACCACGGCCCCACATCGCCGTCGGGGTTCCTGGAGAGATAGAGCAGAGCGTCGTTACAAAAGGACACCTCCTCAGCTCGACTTTACCAGACATATCGGCAAGAGCTTCTCTGATTAGCGATGCTGGACTTACTGGTCAGTACTTCTAGAATCCCCCCAGGAATCTTCTATCGACAAAAAAACTCAAGGCAACAATTTAGACTAAGGAACTTGTCAGTAATGTTTTCCCAGGTTAAAGAGTCTGCTAGGGTTCTTGTTTAGGGTCTGAACATGCAAACAGCAATGGATTTGGATATTTAACATGTGCACACTTCATTTTTGCTACAAGAAAATGTAGCAGAACAGCAATAAAAGGCCTTTATAGCTATTGTCATCCTTTGGGTCTCCCTCTACTGATTTTTTTCTGGGAAAGCCAGCAGGTCTCAATTCTTTTGGAACATTTTGCTCCTTCAAATGTTCCACTCATTCACCCAGAACAAATAATCAAAGCAGGAACACAGACCTGAAGTTTGACTACTATTCACACTCGGTATTCATGTGAATGAAAAAAGGCCTAATTCTGCACTACTGATGGGGAGTGACTTTTACCTGCAGTAGTTGTGTGGGCCCAAGCCCCGTTCTCCGTTGGGGAACTTGACGCTGTTGTAGGGGTGCTGGAGAGTCTCGTTCCAGTAGAGGCACTGCAGACCGTTGTGGAGGCTAGTTTGGTTCTGATAGCCCCTGTAGTCCTCACCGTTGGCCGTGTAGCACTCTAGAACAGGAGAATCCCTTTACAATACCATCTCTAAGCAAAGCCTCAGGCCAGGACAAGGAGGTCATACCTTAGTCATCTGTCACTAGTCAGCCGCATGGATGTTGATGCATGTTTCGCAGTTAGCAACATTTCAAAGTCCTATGCCTTCTCCTTTCGAAATTGTAGAAGAAGCATTCTCCCAAAAACCATACTGGAACGGGAATTTGCAAACTGAATCGTTTGAGATCGGTTTTGCAGACGATTCCACAAGTGCAGAGCAGATACTTCTACTGACTTGGTCGTTTCAAAACGGAAAAAGGAAATGAAAGGAGACCAGGCCCAAAAGCAGCCTGTCAAGTCCAATTATGCCAGTTGGGGCACCTCCAAAGAAAATCAGGCATTGTGTCCATTTTGCCCTTTTTTTGGGCACTTGGTTTAGAGACTCTGGCACCCGAAAGGATTCTGCGGCTAACCATGGCACGGCGGGGAGGCGATGGCCGAACGGGAAGAGCAGGGCTGTGAAAACACATCAGGGCCCCAGGAGAAAACTTAACCTCAGAAAACCATCCATTTTCATCAGGAAAAACAAGAATGGCACTTCAGAACCAAGGAAGGCATCATTATATCGAGCATGAGCTATTCGTACCATTCTACTAGACAGCCATCTCCCGTGCCTCACCCACACAGAGTGAGACTGGTTCAACAGTTAAAGACCAAGATCTGTCCGCTATTGGTTCACTCCAAAGACATGTGAACTCTGAGTTTTTTCCATACAAAGTAAGGAGGGAACGAACCCGAAATGCAAGTACATGCATTCTGTGTCCCACATGTACTGGAGACATTTAGATGATCTGTGGACCAGATTAACCTGTATGAAAGGGTACATAAAACCCAGGTAAATAGAACCCAGGTAGATAATAAAGATGATTCACCTATGAAAACTTGCGTGGAGAATCTAGCCCATGTGAATAGTTGTGTGCCATGCTATTAACTTGCAGCTCCCTCGCCTAAGATGCTCCAACATACCTGCCCTTCATGGCCAACATCAACCTCAAGCTGCCAAGGGGGCCCAACAATTCATTGGGTAAGAAGGCAGGCCGTGGGGGAAAGTCAGAAGATCTCAGAAATGGCTCAATGCCAACGGTGCCCTGGGAATGGGCACGGATGTCACGGGGGGCCGCAAATgcggaaagcccccccccccccgtccgtaTTTTGCCTATGGTTTGTTGGCATGAGTGGAATGTTAATTATCTGTGGTTCAGAgcaagtggagggggggggcatcagtgGGTGAACATTTTACTGGAAATGTCCAATAGCAGAAAAGCAGATGAAGTGAATCGGGGGGATAATGATGAAAAGGTTGCGGCGtatgaaacaaatgaaggcttaAAGAATATTAGAAAAATCAACATGAAAATCAGCATAAGGCCCATCAAGAGAGCATGAGGCACAAAATAAACGTCTTTCTGGAAGTTTCTTGGAGCccctgtggttttttttttcttctaaaataTCCACGAAAACAACCACAGTAATTtgaaaaaggaggaaaaatatttaataaaaagaaaaatctttACGGCTGTATTGGAGAGACCAGAACACTTTGCTAACATCTCAGCCTGTGATAAAGGAACCATCTCCTACCATCTCACATGTGTGGACCTCATACAAATGCGttaaaaacagacacacagccCTGCAAGAGACGCATATGCGCTTAACGAAACGTGCGCCATAGCCCGGGTCCTCCTTATGATCCAATCAGagcatgtcattctgcttctggaAGGAATGAAAACGTGCCTTTTAAAGGCACAGGGATGCAAAGTCGCCTAATCATTCCAATTCAAAAGGTAGAGAAGCTCAAATTGCTCCATTGCTGGTCAAGTCCTGCTAATTCAGTCTCGTGGTCAAGACCGACCTTTAATGCGTTTCTTCTGTTTCGCTCTGTTATAAGTTATCGTGCAAATTACTCTATCAAAGTAAAGAATGGAGGTCAAAGGACAACATATTCAAAGCAGAGAGTCGGAGAGCGTGTACGCACTGCATGTGTTTCATATCTCCTGAAATAGGAAAATATAGTACAGTATTTTACTTACTCGTGCattttttacttgcacaaataaTGCTCTGAAAGCAGAAAAAAAagactggttcagagagatcatgttccacctcctctagttgcttggacccatctgctctacaatctgattggttatctctgtggaccaatcgtttttttttttgttctaccctcagaatatttttgtgcaagtaaaactcccatgagaatttttcttttttaaattaacCAGGGTTCTTCACCCATCATTCTAGTCTTGGTTCAAGTCCTGGTGGACTCCAGCGTGTGCCATCCGTCCGAGTTCCTGGTCACAGACACTAGGACCAATTATTTGTGTTTCAGAGCAACTTGACTTAGCTTAACAATCACATCGGCCTCTCCCAATACCACCTCTAAGAGCTTCAGACCTCAGGCCCAAAAGTGAATACCTATTGAGCTTGTTAAGTTTAGGTGGTTTTGGTCAGAGTGTGCAGCCAAACCCCACTGGTCTCCGGTGCCCTTTGTGCCTGTTGGGTTAGTCTGTGCATTCTGGGTCCAGTGCTGGCACCAAGGCAAACTCCCAGTTCCTAAGATTGCACAATTACAGGGTTGCGTAAAGACCTAAATGGACTACTGACTTAACAGGCTAAGAAAGGGGCCGTGATGCGTATATGGACGATCGTCCACTGAGCTCTGAAACAACACTGAAAAACACACGAGCCATTCAAAAATAAAGAATGAAATTACTGTAAGCAACTACAAAAATACACATTTGTGGTCAAAAACATTTTCTCAGAAGGATCCCGTTACGTCAGCCACAACCGACGAGACGTTTAAATAGGAAGAACGTCGTCTTTGAAAGGTCTTCAGAAGACAAAGCCACGTGAGAGACCAGTAGCCAGTCTGCCTAGTGAAGCTAATTCCTGCATGTTCAAGATGGCGTCTGTCTGAAAGGTTGACCTCAGGCCCAGCACATTTCCATCAGGAAACCCCGACAACCGCCTCATTCTCATTCTAAATAAAGGCATTGTGAAGCGTCACTGCTCCCCCACACGCGCGTACGTACATAAGCCGCAAACACGCATGCAGGAAGACGGACAAGAAGGCCACTCTTTCATGAAGGGCTACAAATGAATCAAGAACCATAATTAGCTTGAATTATGAATTTCTTTTTGGTTGTCGTactgcatttttatttgtttttttcctgctgTGACTGCAAGGCTGAATGGCACCGCTGAAACTTGGAAGGTTAGGATTGCCCCAGGGGCTAATAGTTGTACCTTTGAACAGGGAACTTTACCCCGGCAGTTGCAGTACAAAGAAAGTCTCTGTACTACAATTAGAGGTCTCAATAGTTGCACTTGCAGGCTTGTCTGTCAGAGTACTGTCTGTGATGCCCTCGCTGTCGTCGTATCTTGTTTTCATGCTGAGTAGGACCAAGTGTGCCAAGACAAACTCCATGATTACAGTGAATCCAATTCCAACTGTGAACAGCTTGAGCCGTGAAAAATCTGTAAGAGTTGGAAGCGTTAAAAAAAGAAGCCAAACCTTTCATTAGAATCCGCCACCCAAACACTCTAATTACTCTATATTCTTTATATCACCTTGCCCTTCTGAAGCGTTTGTCAGACATCAGTCACCATCTCGGCTACATTAAAGCAAGAGACTAGCTGGTTCATACCTGAATAGCAGGACAGGTAACTCGAGGAAACAGATCACTGAGGTGACACCAGTGGGGGGGGAGTTCATTTGAACTGGGTTATAACAAACCCCTAGAAATTTCTCTGCAAATTCCCGCCGAGACAACAGACCTACAAGTCATGCACCCCTTGCAGTACACTCCTTTGCCAGAGATGGCGCCTCAAAGTGTCTGGGATAATGCAAAGGAAACAATTTGCTCCCGAAGCCATATAGTGGTTTTGGTCTAGGAATGAAGCCTAGGAATGGAGGGTGGGGAAAGTCgggaagaagaaggaaaaaaaaaacagcttcccTTTATTTAGAGAGCTTGTCATTTTTTCCACGGTGCTGGCAGGATGCCAGGCCGATTTAGGTACCTTAAGGAGTTACATGCCACAGATGGGTAACGTGTCAATGTGCCTTTGGGAGCCCCGTCCGTGGTACTGCTAACCTCTGTACCGTGAAGCATTTACAAAGGAATAAGTGGGAGAGACGTGAGAAGTTATCCCACAGTCTGTCAACCTTTTATTTGTACACAGATGACATGGAGGAAACAGAAGACCTTCATGATCTGGTTGGCATTCATGTCTTTGAAGAGGTTACGCTATACAGCACAGAATGAGGGCACTGGGCGAGCCAGCGGATCCTGTCATGTTTCCATCTCCGCAATAAAAACTATTTTACTTTActttaaactttctgacagcgtAAAATCTGCAGCGAAGACAACTGGTTTGGTAACTGGTCCTCACGACCCCAGCCTAAGCAACCAGTTATGCGTTTCTATTCGGGAAGTTCCTGAAGTACCCCTGGGGTGAATTTTAGCCTTTGATGTCCATCAACCATCATGAGCCAGAACAAACTTCT containing:
- the LOC125727761 gene encoding kremen protein 1-like, producing the protein MNSFLASVLFFAGFFCRATSYQLGTECYTANGEDYRGYQNQTSLHNGLQCLYWNETLQHPYNSVKFPNGERGLGPHNYCRNPDGDVGPWCYVADNEDGVYWKYCQITTCQMPGNFGCFKDNGDPPTLTGSTETSNRLTIHGCISYCRAQRYKLAGMEAGYACFCGDHLDYTLHGEMPSTECNHVCFGDHTQPCGGDGRILVFDTRVGSCGGNYTSPSAVLYSPDFPEHYQPGRVCYWTIQVPGAEAILFDFALFDVPDQTDMVEMLDGYTNQVVARFNAGNPPRDTTNISADFAILYFYSDSAEQARGFAVQYRALPRRGHGPLEHEEEEEEEEEEDTSAADPEQESETTTERSNSSLSGHSNQVVYVITSTPGEVDHNIPAWTMYAMAALLTLVVIATVAKFLLHMIERSSSYPDLAVPETCAQNTASDPWVILYRPSTISLFKKKLKSHQGDLSPLVKH